The Halichoerus grypus chromosome 14, mHalGry1.hap1.1, whole genome shotgun sequence genomic interval GTGCAGGCGATGAGACGGGGGCGATGGGCGGTGGGAGCACTGGGCTGCTGGTCCCTGGGCTCTCTCTATGTTTCGGAAGGAAACAGAAAGCCCAGAGCCCCTTCCTGCTCGACCTGGGGTCGCCCTGCAGGGGGGAGGGCTTTCCTGCGAGATAAGGAGCCGCCTGAGCTGGAACAACACCCTCACGCCGCCGCTTCTGTCTCTccggcagacaggcaggcaggtgcGGGCCGGGTTTCTCTGCTGAGTCCCAAGCAGCCTTGCGAACAGCTCCACAAGAGGCTTCCAACACTGGAATAAGATCCTGGAGGTCAGAGCAGGGCGCTCCCAGGAGAGCTCGCCGCCAGACAGCCTGCCTCTGCTTGTGAAAGTTCTGGCAGGTTCCGGGGGACAATAGGGAAGCAGCCAGACCTGTTGCCATATTCACGCTGTGTTCACATTCCAGATGATTCCACTTGAGCAACGTGAGTGCATGCTACCGCTGGTCACTCTGGATGCTGGCAGACGGTCATGCCCGGGAAAACCTGATTacggaggggtgtgtgtgtgtgtgtgcaaatgtgtGCACtcgtgcatgcatgcgtgtgtgcaaaCCAATGCATGCTTGTGCATCCAGTCATCAGAGGCCCTTGACAGCGTGTGGGGCATCAGCAGCATTCCCTGGACCTGGCTCCGGCCTGAGAGGCATTTGGAGGCTTCCATCCATGTCTCCCAGGGTCTCTCGTGGGCATATCTCCTGCTCCtgtttgaaaaacacattggagCACATGGGACGTGACATGTCCCTGGGGCCCAGCTCCCTGCACCCGTCCAGGGACAGGCATGCCCAGCAAGGGTGGCTGGGCAGCAGGGGCCCCCCGAGACCTCAGCCTTCCCCAGTGCGGGGCCCTCCTTTGTGCACACAGGCTGGGATTTGGACTCGGGCTTTCTGGAACGTGCATATGCCATGAACTGCCACCACCCTGGGAGCCGATGCATTACTATTTTGTCTTGACACGAAGCGACGTAAATAAGCCTCATGTCCATCTGTTCAGGTTGGACTTTGCCTGCACGTGACTTAGAGAATGACTTTTTGGATTTCGAACGAGCGATAAAGCATGACAGCCCTATAGAAATAAACCAGCCTGTAGACACAACGGGGCTCCGAGCCAcagtctgtgtgtgcacacaggcaTGCTCGCTCCGGGCCTTACGGTGCTGGGGAGGTCAAAAGTCAGCTCTAGATGAGCCGCTCCTCGGGGCCCTGCTTACAGGGGTCCAGCTGCCGCCCACGCTTCTGGCAGCAGGTGGCCCTTGGCCCTGGGGGGGTATGGGGGAGGtcgggtgggggcagggaggccagtgcTGAGCGGTCAGCTCTCAGGctgccagccccctcctcccctacGCGCTCTCTGCCCTCGGCCAGGAGAGCCTGGAAAGTTCTGCAGCTACTGAGAGgggcctgcctgccccctccccaggtaccacaagtgggaggtggggtggggacgcAGGGCTGCTCTCAGGGAAGTAAGCAGAGTGAGGAGCGGGTAGCCCAGGGGCCGGCGGGGATGGTGCATCACCCCACTGATAATCTGGAGGCAGGTTTGGGAGAGGCTGGGTGCCCCTGTGAGGACGAAGGGCAGTGGTCAGAGGTGACTCTGTGCCTGGTGCATTTAGCAAAACAGCCTCCACCTAAGTGCCCGCTTCGGGCCTGGCGCAGATACCAAGCTTCTAGAATGCAGAGCCCCGGGGCTGGGCCAACCTTCTCCTGCTCTTGTGGAAACCACCGTCAGGGACGGGGTGTCCTCGAGGGGGAGGCAGCCCTCCATGCAGAGCCTGAGGAGTGGGGggacccgggggtgggggtgggctgcaTGACGTCACAGGGATGCTAACCTGAGCACAGGGCTGCAGGGCATCCAAGATATGGCCTGTGACAGCCTGTAGCGCTGCCTGGGTCTGGGGCCGCACGAGGCTCAACGAGTCTGAGACTGGCTGTCCTATCCTCACAGACTGACAAGGCCTAGGGTTGGCTTTAAGttgctttaaacaaaaataatgagcTGTGATATGTTTGCACAAACCGAGATGCACAGTAAGTGGAAATTTATGGATCGTTTTTCCCATTCAGTGGAGACGGGGTGCTGGAGGGTGGGAGGTCATCTctggggggctgggagcaggagTCTGGAAGCTCCTTAtcaccctttcttttcttctctagttGAGGATCaaaaagaagcttttaaaataattctgaaatatgCTATACAAGAGTGTATTTAACTTACGTGCCCATTAGAAAGAACAGTAATAGAGACACCCCTGCGAAGTCCCCATGGGGGTAAACACAGGAGCGTGGCCACACCTCCAAACACTCCCAGCTCATCGTCCTCCCTTCTCTGACTGTGCCTTCAGTGACCACTGGCCTAAAAGCTGCATTAATAGCTTACTTGTCTTGTTTAAAGTGTTACTGTGTACAGATATGTTGCTAAGCAAGAGATTGCTAAACTTTGCCAGTTTTTGAACTTTCATAAACAGAATCATACTGTGTAAATCGTGGGCTTGGATTTTTCTGCTCGTGAGACGTATGCCCTGTGGGGCATAAACTTGTCTACCAATTGTTCTCACTGCTGCAGAGTATTTCACTATACTCCCATAGTGAAATTattatttgagttgtttccaggttttgccATGGCAGACAATGCCCATATGAATATCCCTTAAGGTCACAGATCCGAGAGTGTGACTGctttggttcaaatcctggctacCCAGTTCCTGCTTGtgtaaccttgagcaaattaGTGTACCCCCTGTGCTCCGGGTTCTGCAcctataaaatgcagataataataatagtgcaTGCCTTAGAAGGCTGTGGGGTGAATTAAGTAAGCTAATGTAGATATAGCACTTAAATTGCCATCTGGCATGGGTCATTTTAAAGATTAgatatgatgatggtgatggtaatggtcgtgatgatgatggtggtgatggtggtggtgatggtggtggtgatggtggtgatgatggtgatggtgatggtggtggtgatggtggtgacgatggtgatgatggtggtgatggtgatggtgatgatggtgatgatgatgatggtgatggtcgtgacaatggtggtgatggtggtggtggtgatggtgacaatggtggtggtgatgatggtggtgatggtggtgataatggtgatgatgatggtggtgatggtgatgatgatggtgatgatgatggtgatgatggtggtgatgatggtggtgatggtgatgatggtggtgatggtaacgatgatgatggtgatggtggtgacgatggtggtgatagtggtgatgatggtgatgatgatggtgatgattatggtgacgatggtggtggtgatgatgatggtgatgatcatggtgatgttggtggtgatggtgacgatgatggtgatgatggtggtgatggtgacgatgatggtgatggtggtgacgatggtggtgatgatggtgatgatggtggtggtgatggtggtgatgatggtggtgatggtaatggtgatgatgatggtgatggtggtgatgatggtgatggtgatggtggtgatggtgatccTCTCCAGTGTGCACATGCTTGTGTGCTCATACTTCAGTGTCTATGTCCTTGTTTGTGTGTCCCTGTGTGCACAGCTCCGTTGCACGCCCCTTCACCA includes:
- the LOC144379990 gene encoding uncharacterized protein LOC144379990, with the protein product MCTLERITITTITITIITTITIIITITITTIITTITTTIITIITTIVTTITIIVTITTIITIIVTITTNITMIITIIITTTIVTIIITIIITIITTITTIVTTITIIIVTITTIITITTIITTIITIIITIIITITTIIITIITTITTIITTTIVTITTTTITTIVTTITIIIITIITITITTIITIVTTITTTITITIITTITTTITTTITTIIITTITITIIISNL